From the Mycoplasmatota bacterium genome, one window contains:
- the purH gene encoding bifunctional phosphoribosylaminoimidazolecarboxamide formyltransferase/IMP cyclohydrolase, producing MKKALISVSDKTNIVEFVSGLISNDYEIISTGGTYKILCEANLPVTKIEDYTQFKEILDGRVKTLHPKIHGGILAIRDNDVHKKEVSEQAIDYIDLVCVNLYPFKETISNDNCTLEDAIENIDIGGPSMLRAAAKNYPYVTVVVDNSDYDLVLNEIKTQNNTSLQTRFALASKVFRHTASYDAVVADYLTNKEGLEFPEQLTLTYDLKQNLRYGENPHQKAAFYAANENAYTLTNAKQLHGKALSYNNLQDANAALQIVKEFDEVVVVALKHLNPCGVGVGKDVHQAFLKAYEGDSVSIFGGIVATNQVINKEVALELVKIFLEIIIAPGFTDEALEVLKQKKNLRLLEVNMNEKKSSEMQYVSINGGLLVQEQDSLLLSDELTVPTKRKPTEKELESLLFGNKIVKHVKSNAIVLVKDNMTIGVGAGQMNRVGAANIAIEQAKEKALGSVLASDAFFPMSDTVEVAAKAGVTAIIQPGGSIRDQESIDACDKHNIAMVFTQMRHFKH from the coding sequence ATGAAAAAAGCATTGATTAGTGTTTCTGATAAAACAAATATCGTTGAATTTGTTTCTGGATTAATATCAAATGATTATGAAATAATTTCAACGGGCGGTACCTATAAAATATTATGTGAGGCAAATCTTCCGGTAACTAAAATTGAAGATTATACCCAGTTTAAAGAAATATTAGATGGAAGAGTTAAAACCTTACATCCGAAAATTCATGGTGGTATTTTAGCGATTAGAGATAATGATGTTCATAAAAAAGAAGTAAGTGAACAAGCCATTGATTATATTGATTTGGTTTGTGTTAATTTATATCCTTTTAAAGAAACAATCTCAAATGATAATTGCACATTAGAAGATGCGATTGAAAATATTGATATCGGTGGACCATCAATGTTACGTGCAGCCGCTAAAAATTATCCTTATGTGACAGTTGTTGTGGATAATAGTGATTATGATCTAGTTCTAAATGAAATTAAAACACAAAATAATACATCTCTTCAAACGCGTTTTGCGCTTGCAAGTAAGGTTTTCCGTCATACAGCTAGTTATGATGCAGTAGTCGCTGACTATTTAACAAATAAAGAAGGTCTAGAATTTCCTGAACAATTAACTTTAACTTATGATTTAAAACAAAACCTTCGATATGGAGAAAATCCACATCAAAAAGCAGCCTTTTATGCAGCAAATGAAAATGCATATACCCTAACAAATGCGAAACAACTTCACGGGAAAGCTTTATCTTATAATAATTTACAAGATGCTAATGCAGCCCTACAAATCGTGAAAGAATTTGATGAAGTTGTCGTTGTTGCACTTAAACATTTAAACCCATGTGGTGTTGGTGTTGGTAAAGATGTTCATCAGGCATTCTTAAAAGCATATGAAGGAGATTCGGTGAGTATCTTTGGAGGAATTGTTGCCACAAATCAAGTCATAAATAAAGAGGTAGCGTTAGAGTTAGTTAAAATTTTCCTTGAGATTATAATTGCGCCAGGTTTCACAGATGAAGCTTTAGAAGTATTAAAACAAAAGAAAAATTTACGTTTATTAGAAGTTAATATGAATGAAAAGAAATCAAGTGAAATGCAGTATGTATCAATCAATGGTGGCTTATTAGTTCAAGAACAGGATTCATTATTATTAAGCGATGAATTAACGGTTCCAACAAAGCGTAAACCAACTGAAAAAGAACTGGAATCCTTATTATTTGGTAATAAGATTGTTAAGCATGTAAAATCAAATGCGATTGTTTTAGTAAAAGATAATATGACAATTGGGGTTGGTGCTGGTCAAATGAATCGTGTTGGGGCAGCTAATATCGCAATTGAACAAGCTAAAGAAAAAGCACTTGGGTCAGTGCTAGCATCAGATGCCTTCTTTCCAATGAGTGATACGGTTGAAGTAGCTGCGAAGGCTGGTGTTACTGCCATTATTCAACCAGGAGGTTCTATTAGAGATCAAGAATCAATTGATGCTTGTGATAAGCATAATATCGCAATGGTATTTACACAAATGCGACATTTTAAACATTAG
- the purN gene encoding phosphoribosylglycinamide formyltransferase, producing MKRLAVFASGNGSNFEAIAKYKNEVYEVKLLICDQKDAYAFRRAERLNIPFYVVNFKDYKDKASYETEILKYLKEYEIDFIALAGYMRLIGDVLLSEYDNKIVNIHPSLLPAFPGLHAIEQAINYGVKVTGVTIHYIDEAMDRGKIIAQKSLSINNEMSIDDVEKKIHKIEHLLYKKVLEEILRGDNKDEKSID from the coding sequence ATGAAACGTTTAGCGGTATTTGCTTCCGGAAATGGTAGTAATTTTGAAGCCATCGCTAAATATAAAAATGAGGTATATGAGGTTAAGTTATTAATATGTGATCAAAAAGATGCTTATGCATTTAGAAGAGCTGAACGCTTAAATATTCCTTTTTATGTCGTTAATTTCAAAGATTATAAAGATAAGGCAAGTTATGAAACAGAAATATTAAAGTATTTAAAAGAATATGAAATAGATTTTATTGCTTTAGCAGGTTATATGAGATTAATTGGGGATGTTTTATTAAGTGAATATGATAATAAAATAGTTAATATTCATCCATCCTTACTTCCTGCTTTCCCAGGACTTCATGCAATTGAGCAAGCAATTAACTATGGGGTTAAAGTAACTGGTGTTACGATTCATTATATTGATGAAGCGATGGATAGAGGTAAAATTATTGCCCAAAAAAGTTTATCTATAAATAATGAGATGTCAATAGATGATGTTGAAAAGAAAATTCATAAGATTGAACATTTATTATATAAAAAAGTATTAGAAGAAATCTTAAGAGGAGATAATAAAGATGAAAAAAGCATTGATTAG